The nucleotide window GAGGTGAGGGTGTTGAAATAGATAAGGGTCGCCAGAACTGAAAGCGCCAGTAAGACCACCCGTGGGCCCGCAGTTAGGGCCTCAGAGGCGGGAGCCTCTTCTGCTCGTTGTTCTTCTTTTTTGGGGAACAGGGCGACCATTGGAGTAACTATATCAGATGGTCTAAAATGCTGTAAAGAACTGATACCATTAAAAAAAACTACTATCGCTCAAAGGCGATTTTAATAAAAGAAGGGATTTTTAAAAGGCCTTCAACTGATAAAATACATAGGGTTTGGAGAAAAATTTCCGTATTACCCTTGGAGCCTTTTTGATGTATACTTTTACTAATGGTAATTGAAAAAAATAAGGGATTGTTTAAAATCTATTTTAAAAAATGAATCCCCTCAGGGCTTTTGGGTTAATGGATCCCTTATCTCGACCCAAAAACGTTTAGGCATAAAATGGCAGTTTCTCTAGTATTTTTACGTATTCTGGGTGGAATCCTTGGAGCATTCTTTTTTCTCTGGGCATTCAGTCGATACAGGAAACACCTGATTCGACGGGCTGAATTTCTGGTGATGTCCTCCATGGGAGCGGGTTTGGTCTTGGTGGCTCTTTTCCCCAACAGCATAAATATTATTGCTGGAATGCTTTCCTTAGAAGACAAACAATTCGGCCGCTTGATCACATTACTTATTTTTTCCAACTTTGCCCTTTGGATTTTAATTTTTGGCTTAAGAGGAAAAAATGCGAAAGCATCCATTCAGTTTGATCTACTGGTTCGGAATTTGGCAAAACGTCAGTTTCTCTCTGATGAAAACGTTGAAAGGTTAAAAGAAATTGTGGTCATTATTCCTGCTCTGGATGAGGCGGAAAGCCTCAATCGGATCCTTCCCTCCGTACCGGAGGTCGTTCAGGGACACCCCGTTAGCGTTTTGGTGGTTGATGACGGTAGCCGGGATGAAACGGTGACCGTGGTCAAGAAACATAGCCATTTGGTGGTTTCTAACCCGATCAACCGGGGTGGGGGAGCCGCTTTACGGTTGGGATATGATATTGCCACCGAGGCGGGTGCCCGAATCATTGTTACCATGGATGGAGATGGGCAACACCTTCCCGGAGAGATTGAACGGTTGGTGGGGCCCATATTGAGAAATGAAGCGGATTTTATAATCGGATCAAGGATATTGGGAAAACATGAGAGGGATAGCCTGGTTCGATGGCTGGGTATCCACACCTTTAACCTGGTGATTAACCTGCTGGCCGGGACCAAAATTACGGACTGCTCCAATGGTTTCCGTGCCTTTCATGTGGATTCACTAAAAAATGTTTTGCTGCTCCAGGATCAATTCCACACCGCAGAGCTCATCATTGATTCCGCCAGAAAAGGGATCCGTATTGGAGAGGTTCCCATCACGGTTCTTCGCCGATATTCTGGGGAAAGCAAAAAAGGAAAAAACTGGAAATATGGCCTCAATTTTTCAAAAACCGTTCTGAAAACATGGCTTCGAAAATAAGGACTGAAATTTAAAAAAAAACAGGAAGCTTGGGTGTATATTGAGTTAATTTTTGTGTAAAGAAATGAAGTCTCATAAAAGAACCAAAACCCGTGGAGTCTTTGTTTGAAAAGTCAAACAATCTATTCACTCCCGTGGAATTCCAATATTCCTCCTAAAAGAGCCACCAATAACTCCTGAGAAAAAAATAGAACCCCGATTAAAACCCCCTGTTCTGGAGGCAAGTGATGCAATGTAAATAAGTAGGCATAAGCCCCCTCCCTGACACCAATCCCCCCCACTGAAATGGGAAGGATCTGAAGTAAGAGCACAAACGAGCTCATCCATACTACATCAAAAAAACCCAAAGGGAGATTGAGGGAAAGAAAAAGGAGAAACATCCGCCCAAGAAAAGACAAATGCCATAAAAAACTCAGTGCAAAAATTAAACCACACAATGAAAGAGACATATTGTTAATGGAAAAGTTGTCCAAAAAAGAAAGAGTGGAATTCCATCGGTCATTGGATCCCAGGATTTGTTTAATTTTTTCACGCAGAAATGATTGGAACCATGGAAAAACAAAGAATGAGAATGCAGCAACGGTGAATACCAAAACCAGTAAAATGAACGGTAACAGTTGTGCTTTAAATTGGGCAATCTCAAGATTTGAATTGAAAAAAAGAAAAGGAATAAAGGAAGAGAGTAGTAAAAGAAAAACAAATGTGAGGCGCTCAAAAATCGTTGATGCCAAAAAAAAAGCGTGACCGCCTTTGTTTCGGGTTATTTTATGCCATCGGACCAGTTCAGGTCCTACCGCCGAGGGTAGGAATAAACCATAGTAACGGCTAATCAGGTTAATTTTCATAATAGAAAAAAGGGAGCGGCTGATGATTGTGTTTTTTATCAGCAGGTAATATTTCGAAGCCAAAAATAAACTCCCCAGAAATACTAAAAGAGTTGACCCAAGATAAAAGTTCATGTCCGTGGTTCCCAAAACATTACCCATCACAGACCAATCTACCTTCAAAAAAAGATAGCCCAGAAAAATACCGGAGATGACCCCCCTGAATAGGAATTTTAATTTTTTGTTTACCATCTTTGCAGGTCCCAAAAACTCAGAGTTTTCAGCAAGGACTCAAAAAGGGGTTGGTTTTGAGCGATTCCTTGGGATGTGAATTTAGACTTTCGCTTTCCGGGATTTTCTTCTCTAACATTTGCAATCTCTACAAATAAGCGGTGGTTAGGTTGGGTGTCTTTAAAATCCATGATCTTGTGCAGGGTGGGCCTTTGGTCTTGCAGGAGGTCCTCAAACCGTATTTCAAGATAAGGCTCATACCACTCCGCAATATCAGGATGGGAACCAAGAATATTTTTCAATAGGGTTGTTCCGGATGGGGGAGACCCAACGATAAAAACCACTTTGGGCATACGTAATCATTACATTCAGATCTTTCTTATGTCAAGAAGCCCTATTTTTTAAACCTCTTCAGGGTTTCTCCAAATACTTTTGGGGTCCCTCTTCCAAAACCTCTTTTACTGATTATTCCCCGTAGGATGCTGCGGGGTGACCACTGAGGTTCCCCCTTTGGAAAAGGGGGTAGGGGGATTTGAGAATTGAGTTTTTCCTCTGAAAACCCCGGAGCTTGTTGCGGGAACCTTTAATTTATATTTAAAAAATTTGATAGCGCGTTTTAGCCTTTTGTTCCAAGGGAAATGGTTTTCGGGTTCGGGTTAGAAATGGAGATTGACTCGTTTGAAAAAATCGGTTAATTTAATAAAATCATGCACATCAATGGTTTTTATACCGGTAAAAAACAAACATAAGACGGACAAGGGGGTTTTTAAAATCCTATGAGAGTATTTATTACGGGCATGGACGGTTACACGGGATGGTCATTGGCCCTTTATTTGGCAGCCAGGGGCCATGAGGTCAGCGGATGCGATCTTTTCCTTAGAAGAGATTGGGTGGCGGAAATGGGTTCTCAATCGGCGACACCCATTCGGCGGATGACCGAAAGACTTGAAGCGTTTCGTGGACATTTTGGAAACAACCTCCAGTTTAGAAAGGGAGACCTAAGAGATTATAACTTTGTGTTGAACTGTTTTCGCGCTTTTGAGCCGGAGGCCATTGTCCATCTTGGGGAAATGCCCTCAGCGCCCTACAGCATGATGGATGTGGAACACACCGTTTTTACCCAAATGAACAACCTGATTGGAACACTGCACATTCTCTATGCCATGAAAGAGACCTCCCCGGATGCCCATCTGGTTAAGCTCGGAACCATGGGGGAATACGGCACCCCTAACATAGATATTCCCGAAGGTTTTTTTACCATCGAATATCGGGGAAGAAAAGACACCCTCCCTTTTCCTAGACAGGCGGGAAGTTGGTATCATCAAACCAAGGTTCACGATTCCCATAATATCATGTTGGCCTGCAAAATTTGGGGACTCCGCTCAACCGATATTATGCAGGGTGTGGTTTTTGGAACCCGAATTGACGAAATGGCTGATGATGAGCGCCTCGTCACCCGATTTGACTTTGACCAATGTTTCGGAACGGCGGTCAACCGATATTGTGCTCAGGCCGTCATCGGCCATCCCTTGACCCCCTTTGGGAAGGGAAAACAAAAAAGGGGTTTTCTTCCCTTGCGGGACTCCATGCAATGTTTGACCTTGGCCATTAACCATCCTCCAGCCCACGGGGAATACAGCGTATTGAATCAATTTCAGGAAGTTTACAATACGACCGAGTTAGCTCAAAAAGTTGGAAAGGTGGGGAAAGACCTGGGTTTGAAAGTGTCCATTCGAAACCTGGAAAATCCCCGGAAAGAAATGGAAGAGCACTATTTCAACCCGGATCATCAAAAACTTCTAGACCTGGGATACAAACCCACACATTCCCTAGAGGAAGAATTGCGGATCATGCTGAATGATTTGATGAAGTACCGGTCCCGGATCGAAGCCAGGAAAGAAGCCTTGATTCCCGATATTCGGTGGGATGGAAAGCGGAAAAAGGTCTCGTTTCTTTCGGGTTAATTTTTCTGTTCATGTTTTTAAAGATTTTTTTCATTTTGTAAATTCTGAACTTGCACCGCTGATGGTTCAGACTGCCCCACTCAAAATGGATGACTTTTATGCGTTGAGGTCAAATCTTTTTTCTTTTCCCCTTCACCACATCACACAAACAACCCATTCCTGGATATTTCTTGGGAAAAAATAAAAGCCCCCCTCCCTTAGGGAGGATAGGACCTTTCGAAGGGTTTCCATTAGGTTTAAACTTGAAACGGACCCGGATCGGAAATTGGGCAACCCCTTTTTTACGGTAAGATGAGAAAGCATTTAATGGGGAAAAAATTAAGGAAAGACTCAGAGGTTTACCCGGTCACAAAGGAAAATTGTATCCATCTTTTATTCCTGGTTTTATTAGGTTCCCTCCTTTATTTCAATTCACTCCATGGGCCCTTTCTATTTGATGACAATGTGTATGTTTTAAATCATCTTCAAATCACAGAAGGGGGGGGCTTTCTCAGTTATTTTTCTAAGGGGTTTTGTGAAGGGGCCTCCCAGGACTGCCCGTTCTATCGGCCTTTGGTTAGCCTTTTTTTTCGTTTAGATTATTTAATTTGGGGAGAAAATCCATTTGGATTTCACCTGAGCAGTTTAATCTCACACCTTTTGGTTTTGGTTTTATTTTATGTGGTTATTATTTTTATTTTTGGCAATAAGTTAATGGCTGTGGTCGCATCTCTTGTGTTTGCCGTACATCCGGTTCACGTGGAGTCTGTGGCTTTTGTAACCGCCCGAACAGATCCCCCTGCAACGATATTTTTTCTTCTTTCCTTATTGGGTTTCCATTTTTATTTAAAAGGGGCCAGCCGGTCTTATAAATTTTTAATT belongs to Nitrospiria bacterium and includes:
- a CDS encoding DUF2304 family protein → MAVSLVFLRILGGILGAFFFLWAFSRYRKHLIRRAEFLVMSSMGAGLVLVALFPNSINIIAGMLSLEDKQFGRLITLLIFSNFALWILIFGLRGKNAKASIQFDLLVRNLAKRQFLSDENVERLKEIVVIIPALDEAESLNRILPSVPEVVQGHPVSVLVVDDGSRDETVTVVKKHSHLVVSNPINRGGGAALRLGYDIATEAGARIIVTMDGDGQHLPGEIERLVGPILRNEADFIIGSRILGKHERDSLVRWLGIHTFNLVINLLAGTKITDCSNGFRAFHVDSLKNVLLLQDQFHTAELIIDSARKGIRIGEVPITVLRRYSGESKKGKNWKYGLNFSKTVLKTWLRK
- a CDS encoding lysylphosphatidylglycerol synthase transmembrane domain-containing protein; its protein translation is MVNKKLKFLFRGVISGIFLGYLFLKVDWSVMGNVLGTTDMNFYLGSTLLVFLGSLFLASKYYLLIKNTIISRSLFSIMKINLISRYYGLFLPSAVGPELVRWHKITRNKGGHAFFLASTIFERLTFVFLLLLSSFIPFLFFNSNLEIAQFKAQLLPFILLVLVFTVAAFSFFVFPWFQSFLREKIKQILGSNDRWNSTLSFLDNFSINNMSLSLCGLIFALSFLWHLSFLGRMFLLFLSLNLPLGFFDVVWMSSFVLLLQILPISVGGIGVREGAYAYLFTLHHLPPEQGVLIGVLFFSQELLVALLGGILEFHGSE
- a CDS encoding sulfotransferase, with the protein product MPKVVFIVGSPPSGTTLLKNILGSHPDIAEWYEPYLEIRFEDLLQDQRPTLHKIMDFKDTQPNHRLFVEIANVREENPGKRKSKFTSQGIAQNQPLFESLLKTLSFWDLQRW
- a CDS encoding GDP-mannose 4,6-dehydratase; its protein translation is MRVFITGMDGYTGWSLALYLAARGHEVSGCDLFLRRDWVAEMGSQSATPIRRMTERLEAFRGHFGNNLQFRKGDLRDYNFVLNCFRAFEPEAIVHLGEMPSAPYSMMDVEHTVFTQMNNLIGTLHILYAMKETSPDAHLVKLGTMGEYGTPNIDIPEGFFTIEYRGRKDTLPFPRQAGSWYHQTKVHDSHNIMLACKIWGLRSTDIMQGVVFGTRIDEMADDERLVTRFDFDQCFGTAVNRYCAQAVIGHPLTPFGKGKQKRGFLPLRDSMQCLTLAINHPPAHGEYSVLNQFQEVYNTTELAQKVGKVGKDLGLKVSIRNLENPRKEMEEHYFNPDHQKLLDLGYKPTHSLEEELRIMLNDLMKYRSRIEARKEALIPDIRWDGKRKKVSFLSG